The genomic window TAAATATTACAGCGATTATCTGGACGAAGTAGTTTCTGAAACCATGTGGGCAGAAATCATTGATCTGGAAAAAGGTCTTTTTAAATTGGATAATATTCCTTTTTTTGGACCATTAATTGCAACAGATGATATATTTTATGCAGAGTTTGATGAAACCGAAGAACGTTTCATGCATAGAAAAACAATACAAAACTCAGGAAACTCGATTGTACAGATCGCTATTTTAGAAAAAGGTTTTGATAAAGAAATCATCCGCGAAAAATTAAAGGCAATAAATTGTTTGTCGGAAGGATTGAACGAAACTTTTTTTGCAGCAGAAATTGCGAAAGATGTAGATTATACATTGGTAAGAAGCCTTTTGACTGATTACGAGTCAAAAGAAATTATCGAATATGCAGAACCTTGTCTTTCAGAAAAACACAGAGCAGATTTATTAAAAAACTAAAAAACAAACTTAAGATTACGCATACCAAGCAACTTAACTTAACTTAAACTTAAAATAAATGAAAACTGTCAAAATTGCGGGTGTTCCGGAACACTTCAATTTGCCATGGCATCTATGCATAGAAAATGGCGAATTTGAAGAAGAGAACATCGATTTACAATGGACCAATGTTCCCGAAGGAACTGGGAAAATGTGTCAAATGCTCCGTGATGGAGAAACAGATTTAGCTGTTATTTTGACCGAAGGAATTCTAAAAGATATTGCAGCTGGAAATCCGAGTAAAATTATTCAGGTTTATGTGCAGTCACCTTTAATCTGGGGAATTCACGTTGATGCCAAATCTGATTTTCAAACCCTTAAAGATCTTAAAAACAAAAAAGCGGCCATTTCTAGAATTGGTTCTGGATCGCAGTTAATGGCCTATGTAAATGCAAATGAGCAAGGCTGGCAGGCAGATGATTTGGAATTTGAAATTGTAAACACTATTGACGGTGCTGTTGATGCTTTAACCAGCAAAAAAGCAGATTACTTTATGTGGGAGCGTTTTATGACAAAACCTCTTGTAGACCAAGGTATTTTTAGACGTATTGACGACTGCCCTACTCCTTGGCCTTCATTTATTATTGCGGTACGCGATGAATTCTTAAAAAAGAATCCTAAAATAGTGGAAAAAATTCTTGAAATCATCAATAGAACAACTGTTGATTTTAAAGAAATTCCCGAAATAGACGAGAAATTATCTAAACTTTTTAACCAAAAAGCTGAGGATATTAAAGAGTGGCTGAAACTAACACAGTGGTCACAAAAAAACTTAACAGAAAAGTCTTTTAATAAAATTCAAAATCAGTTATTTGATCTGGGAATTATTGATAAAAAAAGTATTTTTGTAGAAACCGTAAAAGCACTGTAATACTGCTTTTTTGATTCGTATGATGAAATTCCCTAAAATCGACTTTCCGCAGTTAAAATCCAAGTTACAGGTGAAATCACCCTGGGACAGGATTATTATTTCGCTATTGAGTCTTTTAATTACGATTCCGATTTTCATCATACTGCATCAAAATTTAATCGATTTAGAATGGTCATTCAATCTAGACCGTGTATTTATCTTTATTTTTGTTTTCGCAGCCATATTTTTTCTGCTGATGTATCTCAGAACAATAATTATTTTGTGCATTGCAGTTTATTTACTGATGCTGTTTTATGGAACTGTAATTGGAAATTATGGTTTCAGTGAAATCTCAGAAGATTATAATTCAATGATTTACACCATGTCTGATAATCCTTACCCACAGGATATCATTGTGGCAAAACTGCTACCTTTTCCAAACAAAACAAAAATTATCAATGCAATAGAATATCAAAATCCGAGAGTGCGAAATTTTGCTATTATGGCAACAACGAAGCATTTTAAAGGAATTAGAGGTTATTCAGATTATCGTACAATTATTCAATGTTTTGCTGTTTTTAAAGAAATAAACGGCCGATGGAACTATGTTAACGATCCCAAAGAAGGTGATTATATTGCAACCGCCAGCGAATCTTTAGATTATTTCTCTGGCGACTGCGATGATCATTCTATTTTAATGGCGGCTGCTATTCGATCTATTGGCGGAACTCCGAGACTTATACATACCAAGGGACATATTTATCCAGAGATTTTAATTGGTTCAACAATTGATTTGGAAAAAGTTAACTACTTAATTAAAAATGTACTTTTTACTAAAGAAAGCTATGGCAAAAAGCTGCATTATCACATAGACGAACGCGGTCAAGTCTGGATGAACCTTGACTATACGGCAACTTATCCCGGAGGTCCGTTTATGTACGAAGAAATTTTAGGAGCACTGACTCTTAACTAAAACTGCATTTTTTTCCTTCGTTTCTGCAACAGTGTAAAAAATCATTTTTTTATTAGTGAAAAAAAATATTTATAAATATTTGATTACTAATAATTTAATGTTGTTTTTTTTTGTAACTTTTTCCTGTTTAACTTTTAACCTCATAATTATGAAAAACTCTAAATTATTTACCCTCGTAATTGCAATTTCTGTTGTATTAATGGTTTCATGTCATAATAAAAGAGATAAACTGGTGAATTCATGGAAAGTAAGTGCTGTAGAGGCAAAAATCCCTATGACCGATTCTACCAAAAATGCAATTTTAACTAACGGAACACTTACTTTTACAGAAGATGGACACGTTACAGGATATTTACTTCGAGAAATAACAGACGGAACTTATGCCTTAACCAAAAAAGGTACAAGTCTTGTTATTAAAGATGAAGTTGGTACTCCTTATCCTTGTGTAAGTACCATTACAGAGGATAAATTAATTTTAGATGCCAAAGAGGCTAAAATTACACTCGACAAAATTTAGTAAACTTAAAAGTTTTAAAACCTAGATATAAGCCATTCTTTAAACGTAAAGAATGGTTTTTTTATTTTTAAACTAAAATAAATATCTTTGTACCACTTTCAATAAATATAATGATATGTGAAAAATAATTTCTTTCGGAAAATTTAGTGAGTAACTGCAGTCTCTGTGGTACTTGATTTTTTATCTCTAAAAGAAAGGAATTATGCTTATTCTTCAAAATATCTCTTACCAGCATGAGAATAAAGACATGCTGTTTCAAAACATTAGTTTAACTCTAAATAGCCACGATAAAACCGCTTTGGTCGGAAATAATGGCGTTGGAAAATCTACATTATTAAAAATCATCGCTGGTCAGTGGCAGGCATTGTCAGGACAGCTTAATGTTAGTTCTATACCTTATTTTGTGCCGCAGTTATTCGGGCAGTTTAATGATTTAACAATTGCTGAGGCGCTAAAAATCAATGATAAAATAAATTCACTTAAAGAAATACTTAAAGGTAATGTAACCGAAGAAAATTTATTGCTTTTAGATGATGATTGGACCATTGAAGAACGATGCCAAGAAGCTTTTTCGTATTGGAAACTTCAAAATTTAGATTTAAACCAGCAAATGAAAGCTTTAAGCGGCGGACAAAAAACAAAAGTTTTTCTGGCCGGAATTATGATACACGAACCCGATTTGGTTTTGTTAGACGAACCTAGTAATCATCTGGATTTCTTGGGAAGAAACCTGCTTTACGACTTTATTAAATCGACTTCAAGTTCTTTATTAATTGTAAGTCATGACAGAACACTGCTTAATATTCTAAATAAAACTTTAGAAATGAGTAAAAATGGAATTTCGATTTATGGCGGGAATTATGATTTTTACAGCGAACAGAAGAAGATTGAAAATAATGCTTTGGAACAAGATGTTCAAAGCAAAGAAAAAGCTTTACGAAAAGCAAAAGAAAAAGAACGCGAAACAATCGAACGACAGAATAAATTAGATTCAAGAGGAAAAAAGAAGCAGGAAAAGTCGGGTGTTGCGAGGATTATGATGAATACGCTCCGCAATAAAGCCGAAAACAGCAGTTCGAAAATAAAAGATGTCCACGCTGAAAAAATCGGTAGTATTGCTGATGATCTGCGACAGCTGCGCTCTGCACTTCCTGCTATTGACCAGATGAAATTTGGTTTTAACAACACTGCTTTTCATAAAGGAAAAACACTTTTTAAAGCGCATGAAATTAATTACAGTTTTGAAAATGAATTCCTTTGGAAAGAAAATCTAAACTTTGAAATACTTTCTGGAGATCGTTTAGTGTTGAAAGGTTCAAATGGTTCAGGAAAAACTACTTTAATCAAGATTATGTTGGGCGAACTGTCTCCTAAAGTGGGAAATATTACTTTATTAAACAGAAAAGCAATTTACATTGATCAGGATTATTCGCTGCTTGACAGCAGTTTGAATATTTATCAGCAAACACAAACTTTTAACGATTCCAGTCTAGAGGAGCACGAAATTAAAATGAGGCTGAATCGATTTTTATTCGCGCAAAATGATTGGGACAAACCTTGTAAGGCCCTAAGTGGCGGCGAGAGAATGCGCTTAATGCTGTGCTGTCTTACAATTAGTAACGAATCGCCTGAGATTATTATTTTGGATGAACCAACAAATAACTTAGATATTCAAAATATTGAAATTTTAACAGCAGCAATTAATGAATATGAAGGAACGCTGATTGTAGTTTCTCATGACCAGCAATTTTTGGAGCAAATCAATATGGAAAAAGAAATTGTGCTGTAAAATAGTTTTTTGAACCTAATAAATTATTTTTTAAAACTTTTACATTTTGTATTTAACTGATTAGTAATTTATTATATCAAATTTGTAAATTGCAGAGAAAGATTTTCTTTACAAGAAACAGTTCTAAATCTCAAACTTCCTATATATAAATCAAGTTTAATAAAATTGTAAAATCATGAAATCACGAAACAGAATTTGGGCACTTTTACTTGCTTTTTGTTTTATTAGCGAAACTGTAATTCCTTGTACAAGAGTTGTGTACGAAGGTTTAAATGGCACAGTGATAACTGCAAGGTCAATGGATTGGAAAGGAGAAATTCCAGCTAATTTATGGATTTTTCCACGTGGTATTGAGCGATCTGGAGAAGCAGGCACAAACTCTATTAAATGGAAGTCAAAATATGGAAGTGTTATTACAAGTTCTTGGGATATTGCATCTTCTGATGGAATGAATGAAAAAGGGCTTGTAGGAAATCTTTTGTGGCTGGTCGAATCTCAATATCCAAAATTTGAAAAAAATGGAAAGATAAAAGGTCTCGCCGTTTCGTTATGGCTCCAATATGTTTTGGATAATTTCTCGACTGTTTCTGAAGCTGTAAATGCATTGGCAAAAAATGAATTTGTAATTGCCTCATCGCATATTCCTGGAACCGACATTTTTGCTACAGTTCATTTGTCAATTTCTGATTCTAGCGGTGATAATGCTATTTTTGAATATATAAATGGTAAACTGGTGATTCATCATGATAGAAAGTATGTTACAATGACCAACTCGCCTATTTTTGATGAACAATTGGCTATTAATACTTATTGGAAAAGTATTCCAGGGACTATTATGCTTCCTGGTACTAATAGAGCTGCAGATCGTTTTGTGAGAGCTTCTTATTATATTGATGCAATTCCGAAAACGGATGATACAAGAAGAGCATTGGCAAGTGTATTTGGTGTAATTAGAAATTGTTCTGTTCCTTTAGGAATTGCTTCAGAAACCGAACCTAACATCTCCTCTACCCGCTGGAGAACTGTTGCAGATCAAAAAAATCTTGTTTATTATTTTGATAATGTTTTAAATCCGAATGTGATTTGGGTGGAGTTTAGTAAAATCGATTTTAGTGAAAAGGGAAAGATTAAAAAACTGACTTTAGCTAATAATGAAAATTATTCTGGTGAATCACTGTTGAATTTCAAAGAATCTAAGCCTTTTCAATTTGCCGGATTAGATTAATAAAATTCAAAATATGTAAAGCCTTCAAATTTAAATCTTTGAAGGCTTTTAAATTTTAAAAAAAATAATAAATGTTATTGTGCAGTCAAATGACTTCATTATATTTGCAGTCAAATAACTGCATAATGGAAATTAGAAGAGATGTTTTTCAAGCAATAGCCGACCCTACACGAAGAGCTATTTTAGGTTTAGTAGCCATACAAGCAATGACTCCTGGAGCAATTGCGGATAATTTTGATTCGTCTAGACAGACTATTTCAAAACATATCAAGATATTGAATGAATGTGAGTTACTGCATCAAGTACAAAACGGACGAGAAATTTATTATCATTTAAATCCTCAAAAAATGAAAGAGATTGACAACTTTATCGAGCCTTTCAGGCAAATGTGGGATGATCGTTTCAACAAATTAGAATCAATCATGAAAAATCATAAGAAATAAAAAGTCATGGAAAGAAAGACAAAAATAACTGCAGAAGATGGTAAACAAGATCTCATTATTACCAGAGAATTTGATCTGCCTTTAGAATTGTTGTTTAAAGCGCATGTCGATCCAGAAATTGTGGCGCAATGGATGGGAACTAAAGTTTTAAAACTGGAAAACAAAAAACATGGCGGATGGCATTTTGAAACCAGCGATCCTAATGGAAATGTGGTGTTTAACGCCAATGGTGTAATTCACGATTTTGTTTTAAATGAAAAAATTACAAGAACTTTTGAAATGGATAATGTAAACTTTGCACCTCAGTTAGAGTTTTTAGAATTTGAAAAACTAACAAATGAGACTAGTAAATTAACGATGCAGATTATTTACAAATCTATTGAACATAGAGAACAACAGTTAAAATTACCTTTCGCGCAAGGCTTAAATATGGCGCATAACAGATTGGAAGAAATTGTAACTAAACTGTAATACATTATGAGTAAACGAAATAAATTTATTTATTGGATTGCTACGCTTTGGCTGGCATTAGGAATGGCTTCTACTGGAATCGTACAAATCATTCCGTTGAAGGAAGAAACCGAAATGATGAGACATTTGGGATATCCGCTTTATTTTTTAACGCTTTTAGGAGTATGGAAATTATTAGGTGTTGTTGCCATACTTATTCCTAAATTTGGTTTATTGAAAGAATGGGCTTATGCGGGCTTCTTCTTTGCAATGTCTGGTGCGGTAGTTTCGCATTTAGCATGCGGAGATGGTGCAAAAGAACTTTTTGGACCGGTATTGTTAATTGTTTTGACTACTTTTTCGTGGTATTTTAGACCTGCGGAAAGAAAATGTTGTGTAAATTAAAAAGTAAATCAGATGAAAAAAGTATTGACAACCAACGAACAGGATGAGATTTTAAGTACGCTTGAAAAACGTTTTGAGAAAAACAAAAACCGTCATAAAGATTTAGATTGGGCAAAAATTGAAGCCAAACTAAAAGCTAATCCTGAAAAATTATGGTCGCTGGAAGAAATGGAAAAAACGGAGGGCGAACCAGACGTTATTGGTTATGATAAAAAAACAGACCAATATCTTTTTGCTGACTGCTCTGCAGAAAGTCCAAAAGGACGCAGAAGTATTTGTTACGATCATGAAGCACTTGAAAAAAGAAAAGAAAATAAACCACTAAACAGTGCTGTAAACATGGCTGAAGAAATGGGAATTGAGATTTTAAACGAAGAACAATACAAGGAATTACAAAAACTGGAAAAGTTTGACACTAAAACTTCAAGCTGGATTTTGACTCCGCCGGAAATAAGAAAATTAGGAGGTGCTATTTTCTCTGATTTTAGATACAATACCGTTTTTGTATATCATAACGGCGCAGAATCTTACTATGCTGCGCGAGGTTTCCGCGGTTTATTAAGAGTTTAAAAATGCTAAAACCTTCAAAAGATTAATTTTGGAGGTTTTATTTTACTCTCGTAGAATCTTTTCCATCTTTTTTCCTTTTGCCAGTTCGTCTATCAATTTATCCAGATAACGGATTTTCTGCATCAGCGGATCT from Flavobacterium fluviale includes these protein-coding regions:
- a CDS encoding DUF4265 domain-containing protein, whose protein sequence is MSETHKKILFKYYSDYLDEVVSETMWAEIIDLEKGLFKLDNIPFFGPLIATDDIFYAEFDETEERFMHRKTIQNSGNSIVQIAILEKGFDKEIIREKLKAINCLSEGLNETFFAAEIAKDVDYTLVRSLLTDYESKEIIEYAEPCLSEKHRADLLKN
- a CDS encoding substrate-binding domain-containing protein encodes the protein MKTVKIAGVPEHFNLPWHLCIENGEFEEENIDLQWTNVPEGTGKMCQMLRDGETDLAVILTEGILKDIAAGNPSKIIQVYVQSPLIWGIHVDAKSDFQTLKDLKNKKAAISRIGSGSQLMAYVNANEQGWQADDLEFEIVNTIDGAVDALTSKKADYFMWERFMTKPLVDQGIFRRIDDCPTPWPSFIIAVRDEFLKKNPKIVEKILEIINRTTVDFKEIPEIDEKLSKLFNQKAEDIKEWLKLTQWSQKNLTEKSFNKIQNQLFDLGIIDKKSIFVETVKAL
- a CDS encoding transglutaminase codes for the protein MMKFPKIDFPQLKSKLQVKSPWDRIIISLLSLLITIPIFIILHQNLIDLEWSFNLDRVFIFIFVFAAIFFLLMYLRTIIILCIAVYLLMLFYGTVIGNYGFSEISEDYNSMIYTMSDNPYPQDIIVAKLLPFPNKTKIINAIEYQNPRVRNFAIMATTKHFKGIRGYSDYRTIIQCFAVFKEINGRWNYVNDPKEGDYIATASESLDYFSGDCDDHSILMAAAIRSIGGTPRLIHTKGHIYPEILIGSTIDLEKVNYLIKNVLFTKESYGKKLHYHIDERGQVWMNLDYTATYPGGPFMYEEILGALTLN
- a CDS encoding ABC-F family ATP-binding cassette domain-containing protein, with amino-acid sequence MLILQNISYQHENKDMLFQNISLTLNSHDKTALVGNNGVGKSTLLKIIAGQWQALSGQLNVSSIPYFVPQLFGQFNDLTIAEALKINDKINSLKEILKGNVTEENLLLLDDDWTIEERCQEAFSYWKLQNLDLNQQMKALSGGQKTKVFLAGIMIHEPDLVLLDEPSNHLDFLGRNLLYDFIKSTSSSLLIVSHDRTLLNILNKTLEMSKNGISIYGGNYDFYSEQKKIENNALEQDVQSKEKALRKAKEKERETIERQNKLDSRGKKKQEKSGVARIMMNTLRNKAENSSSKIKDVHAEKIGSIADDLRQLRSALPAIDQMKFGFNNTAFHKGKTLFKAHEINYSFENEFLWKENLNFEILSGDRLVLKGSNGSGKTTLIKIMLGELSPKVGNITLLNRKAIYIDQDYSLLDSSLNIYQQTQTFNDSSLEEHEIKMRLNRFLFAQNDWDKPCKALSGGERMRLMLCCLTISNESPEIIILDEPTNNLDIQNIEILTAAINEYEGTLIVVSHDQQFLEQINMEKEIVL
- a CDS encoding linear amide C-N hydrolase; its protein translation is MKSRNRIWALLLAFCFISETVIPCTRVVYEGLNGTVITARSMDWKGEIPANLWIFPRGIERSGEAGTNSIKWKSKYGSVITSSWDIASSDGMNEKGLVGNLLWLVESQYPKFEKNGKIKGLAVSLWLQYVLDNFSTVSEAVNALAKNEFVIASSHIPGTDIFATVHLSISDSSGDNAIFEYINGKLVIHHDRKYVTMTNSPIFDEQLAINTYWKSIPGTIMLPGTNRAADRFVRASYYIDAIPKTDDTRRALASVFGVIRNCSVPLGIASETEPNISSTRWRTVADQKNLVYYFDNVLNPNVIWVEFSKIDFSEKGKIKKLTLANNENYSGESLLNFKESKPFQFAGLD
- a CDS encoding ArsR/SmtB family transcription factor, which codes for MEIRRDVFQAIADPTRRAILGLVAIQAMTPGAIADNFDSSRQTISKHIKILNECELLHQVQNGREIYYHLNPQKMKEIDNFIEPFRQMWDDRFNKLESIMKNHKK
- a CDS encoding SRPBCC domain-containing protein encodes the protein MERKTKITAEDGKQDLIITREFDLPLELLFKAHVDPEIVAQWMGTKVLKLENKKHGGWHFETSDPNGNVVFNANGVIHDFVLNEKITRTFEMDNVNFAPQLEFLEFEKLTNETSKLTMQIIYKSIEHREQQLKLPFAQGLNMAHNRLEEIVTKL
- a CDS encoding DoxX family protein is translated as MSKRNKFIYWIATLWLALGMASTGIVQIIPLKEETEMMRHLGYPLYFLTLLGVWKLLGVVAILIPKFGLLKEWAYAGFFFAMSGAVVSHLACGDGAKELFGPVLLIVLTTFSWYFRPAERKCCVN
- a CDS encoding DUF4256 domain-containing protein, which translates into the protein MKKVLTTNEQDEILSTLEKRFEKNKNRHKDLDWAKIEAKLKANPEKLWSLEEMEKTEGEPDVIGYDKKTDQYLFADCSAESPKGRRSICYDHEALEKRKENKPLNSAVNMAEEMGIEILNEEQYKELQKLEKFDTKTSSWILTPPEIRKLGGAIFSDFRYNTVFVYHNGAESYYAARGFRGLLRV